The following are encoded in a window of Danio aesculapii chromosome 12, fDanAes4.1, whole genome shotgun sequence genomic DNA:
- the LOC130238347 gene encoding procathepsin L-like produces MMFALLVTLCISAVFAAPTVDMQLDDHWDSWKSQHGRIYHEDVEVGRRMIWEENLRKIELHNFEYSMGNHTFKLGMNQFGDMTNEEFRQAMNGYKHDPDRKSKGALFMEPSFFAAPQQIDWRQRGYVTPVKDQKQCGSCWSFSSTGALEGQLFRKTGKLVSLSEQNLVDCSRPQGNQGCNGGLMDQAFLYVKENNGLDSEQSYPYLARDDLPCRYDPRFNVAKDTGFVDIPSGNELALMNAVAAVGPVSVAIDAGHQSIQFYQSGIYYEKACSSSQLDHGVLVVGYGYEGADVAGRRYWIVKNSWTDKWGDKGYIYMAKDKNNHCGIATSASYPLM; encoded by the exons ATGATGTTTGCTTTGCTCGTCACACTGTGCATAAGTGCAGTCTTTGCTGCTCCAACTGTAGACATGCAGTTAGATGACCACTGGGACTCCTGGAAGAGCCAGCATGGAAGAATCTATCATGAG GACGTAGAGGTTGGGAGGAGAATGATTTGGGAGGAGAACTTGAGAAAAATTGAGCTACACAACTTTGAGTACTCCATGGGAAACCACACATTTAAACTGGGAATGAATCAGTTTGGTGACATG ACAAATGAGGAGTTCAGACAGGCAATGAATGGTTATAAGCATGACCCAGACCGGAAGTCAAAGGGTGCATTGTTcatggaacccagcttttttgcaGCCCCTCAACAGATTGACTGGAGACAGAGGGGCTATGTTACTCCTGTCAAAGACCAG AAACAATGTGGATCTTGCTGGTCTTTTAGTTCAACGGGTGCCTTGGAGGGTCAGCTCTTCCGTAAAACTGGAAAGCTGGTTTCTCTGAGTGAGCAAAACTTGGTGGACTGTTCCAGACCACAGGGCAACCAAGGCTGTAATGGAGGCCTCATGGACCAGGCCTTCCTGTATGTTAAAGAGAACAATGGGCTGGATTCTGAGCAGTCGTACCCTTATCTTGCAAGG GATGATCTGCCATGCCGGTATGACCCCCGTTTTAATGTCGCTAAAGACACTGGATTCGTGGACATCCCCAGTGGTAACGAGCTTGCTCTGATGAATGCTGTTGCTGCTGTGGGTCCTGTATCTGTTGCTATTGATGCAGGACATCAATCCATACAGTTCTATCAGTCTG GCATCTATTATGAGAAGGCATGCAGCAGTAGTCAACTTGATCATGGAGTCTTGGTGGTTGGCTATGGTTATGAGGGTGCTGATGTTGCTGGTAGAAGATACTGGATTGTGAAGAACAG CTGGACTGACAAATGGGGTGACAAAGGCTACATCTACATGGCTAAAGACAAAAACAATCACTGTGGCATTGCAACATCGGCCAGCTATCCCCTAATGTAA